The Sphingomicrobium sp. genome has a window encoding:
- the ileS gene encoding isoleucine--tRNA ligase, with protein MADAPDRPDVSEKQDWRPTVFLPKTDFPMKAGLPQKEPAILARWEEQGLYKQLREARAGREKFIFHDGPPYANGDIHIGHALNKTIKDMVVRTQTLLGKDAPFVPGWDCHGLPIEWKIEEQYRKKKLNKDEVPLKEFRAECRAYAQHWVGVQREQLKRLGVSADWDKPYLTMAFDAEATIVSELFKFAESGQLYRGAKPVMWSPVEKTALAEAEIEYEDITSTQIDVAFEIVESPIEELVGAHAVIWTTTPWTIPVNQAIAYGRDVDYVLLHVNAFSGEFRVPASHILVAAELADEFCKRVGVHSEATDWEGKGSDLAGTVARHPMHKLGGFFAKPRPFLPGDFVTTDQGTGLVHMAPDHGEDDFELCRANGIDPVFAVDAGGMYRADWAWLGGQGSVINNKFNAPDGPICSDLREAGALLAAGEFRHSYPHSWRSKAKVIYRCTPQWFIAMDRPLPVEHCESLAEQRWDNEGGAIERTPTLRQLAMQAIADTRFVPEKGRNRLASMVEGRPDWVISRQRAWGVPIALFVHKKSGELLVDAEVNRRIVDAIRAGGVDAWDAENASRFLGAHNPDDYEMVTDILDVWFDSGCTHVFTLESGRWPEESWPADIYVEGSDQHRGWFQSSLLESSGTRGRAPYDTLLTHGFTMDAKGMKMSKSLGNTISPLDLMKEYGADILRLWALSVDFTEDHRIGKEILAGVADQYRKLRNTFRYLLGALADFGEADRLDDVASFPELDRYMLHLASKLDARLRRSIEAYDFNDYVRALTDFCNEDLSAFYFDIRKDSLYCDVNALSGKEHERRRAYRTVLDHLFHALVRWAAPVLVFTSEEVWGTRYPDGGSVHLLEWPELPAVEADEAKWSELRALRERVTEAIEPLRREKVLGSSLEAEVTVPAAGDAAFLAELFITSTVRQGEEIKVAKTDQHKCGRCWRYLPEVDEDGDLCGRCEDVVNG; from the coding sequence ATGGCTGACGCGCCCGATAGACCCGACGTTTCCGAGAAGCAGGATTGGCGCCCGACCGTCTTCCTGCCCAAGACCGACTTCCCGATGAAGGCCGGCCTGCCGCAGAAGGAGCCGGCGATCCTTGCGCGGTGGGAGGAACAGGGCCTCTACAAGCAGCTGCGCGAGGCGCGCGCCGGGCGGGAGAAGTTCATCTTCCACGACGGCCCGCCCTACGCAAACGGCGACATCCACATCGGCCATGCGCTGAACAAGACGATCAAGGACATGGTCGTGCGCACCCAGACCCTGCTGGGCAAGGACGCGCCGTTCGTGCCCGGCTGGGACTGCCACGGGCTGCCGATCGAGTGGAAGATCGAGGAGCAGTACCGCAAGAAGAAGCTGAACAAGGACGAGGTGCCGCTGAAGGAATTCCGGGCCGAGTGCCGCGCTTATGCGCAGCATTGGGTCGGAGTGCAGCGCGAGCAGTTGAAGCGGCTCGGCGTCAGTGCGGACTGGGACAAGCCGTATCTGACCATGGCGTTCGATGCCGAGGCGACGATCGTTTCGGAATTGTTCAAGTTCGCCGAGAGCGGCCAGCTCTACCGCGGAGCGAAGCCGGTGATGTGGTCGCCGGTCGAGAAGACCGCGCTGGCGGAAGCCGAGATCGAATATGAGGACATTACGTCCACGCAGATCGATGTCGCGTTTGAGATCGTCGAGAGCCCGATCGAAGAGCTGGTCGGCGCTCATGCGGTGATCTGGACGACGACGCCGTGGACGATCCCGGTCAACCAGGCGATCGCTTATGGGCGGGACGTCGATTACGTCCTGCTCCACGTGAATGCCTTTTCCGGCGAGTTCCGGGTCCCGGCCAGCCACATTCTGGTAGCAGCTGAGCTTGCCGACGAGTTTTGCAAGCGGGTCGGTGTGCATTCCGAAGCGACCGACTGGGAGGGCAAGGGCTCCGACCTTGCCGGCACCGTCGCCCGTCACCCGATGCACAAGCTCGGCGGCTTCTTCGCCAAGCCGCGGCCGTTCCTGCCCGGCGATTTCGTGACCACCGACCAAGGCACCGGCCTCGTCCACATGGCGCCCGACCATGGCGAGGACGATTTCGAGCTTTGCCGCGCCAACGGCATCGATCCCGTTTTCGCTGTCGATGCGGGCGGCATGTACCGCGCCGACTGGGCCTGGCTCGGCGGGCAGGGCAGCGTCATCAACAACAAGTTCAACGCGCCGGACGGGCCGATCTGTTCGGACTTGCGCGAGGCCGGCGCTTTGCTGGCCGCGGGCGAGTTCCGGCACAGCTACCCGCATTCGTGGCGGTCGAAGGCCAAGGTCATCTACCGCTGCACGCCGCAATGGTTCATCGCCATGGACCGGCCGCTGCCGGTAGAGCATTGCGAGAGCCTCGCTGAGCAGCGCTGGGACAATGAAGGCGGCGCGATCGAGCGGACGCCGACGCTTCGCCAGCTGGCGATGCAGGCGATTGCCGACACCCGGTTCGTGCCGGAGAAGGGGCGCAACCGGCTCGCCTCAATGGTCGAAGGCCGCCCCGACTGGGTGATCAGCCGCCAGCGCGCCTGGGGCGTGCCGATCGCCTTGTTCGTGCACAAGAAGAGCGGCGAGCTGCTGGTCGATGCAGAGGTCAACCGGCGCATTGTCGATGCGATCCGCGCGGGCGGGGTCGATGCGTGGGATGCGGAGAATGCTTCCCGCTTCCTTGGCGCCCACAATCCCGACGATTACGAGATGGTCACCGACATCCTCGACGTCTGGTTCGACAGCGGCTGCACCCATGTGTTCACGCTGGAGAGCGGGCGCTGGCCGGAAGAAAGCTGGCCCGCGGACATCTATGTCGAAGGGTCGGACCAGCACCGCGGCTGGTTCCAGTCGTCGCTTCTGGAAAGCAGCGGCACGCGCGGGCGGGCGCCCTATGACACGCTGCTGACCCATGGCTTCACGATGGACGCCAAGGGCATGAAGATGTCCAAGAGCCTCGGCAACACGATCAGCCCGCTCGACCTGATGAAGGAATATGGCGCGGACATCCTGCGCCTGTGGGCGCTGAGCGTCGACTTCACCGAGGACCACCGGATCGGCAAGGAGATCCTGGCCGGCGTCGCCGACCAGTATCGCAAGCTTCGGAACACCTTCCGCTATTTGCTCGGCGCGCTCGCCGACTTCGGCGAGGCGGACCGGCTGGACGACGTCGCGAGCTTCCCGGAGCTTGACCGCTACATGCTCCACCTCGCGTCCAAGCTGGATGCGCGGCTGCGGCGGTCGATCGAGGCTTACGACTTCAACGATTATGTCCGGGCGCTGACCGACTTCTGCAACGAGGATTTGAGCGCCTTCTATTTCGATATCCGCAAGGACAGCCTCTACTGCGACGTCAATGCGCTGAGCGGCAAGGAGCACGAGCGGCGGCGGGCGTACCGGACGGTGCTGGACCATCTGTTCCACGCGCTGGTGCGCTGGGCGGCGCCGGTGCTGGTGTTCACCAGCGAAGAAGTCTGGGGGACGCGCTATCCCGATGGAGGGTCGGTGCACTTGCTCGAGTGGCCGGAGCTTCCGGCTGTTGAAGCGGACGAGGCGAAGTGGAGCGAGCTTCGCGCGCTTCGCGAGCGGGTCACCGAAGCCATCGAGCCGCTGCGCCGCGAGAAGGTGCTGGGGTCGAGCCTGGAAGCCGAAGTGACGGTGCCGGCCGCCGGCGACGCGGCCTTCCTCGCCGAGCTGTTCATCACCTCGACAGTTCGCCAGGGCGAAGAGATCAAGGTCGCCAAGACCGACCAGCACAAGTGCGGGCGTTGCTGGCGCTATCTGCCGGAGGTGGACGAGGATGGCGATTTGTGCGGCCGCTGCGAGGATGTGGTGAATGGGTAG
- the lspA gene encoding signal peptidase II codes for MGRYGRGYGVALIVFGVDQLVKWLVTGPLGVKRLGDQMVLTPFFNLTYTENNGISLGLLNASSSTGRWMLVALTGAIAIGVAVWIGREKNRTDQLALGMVLGGALGNILDRVRFGYVVDFADLHFGDFRPFLVFNVADAAISIGVVILLLRAFLARKDNEEGETPKETIEHA; via the coding sequence ATGGGTAGATATGGCCGCGGCTATGGCGTCGCGCTGATCGTCTTTGGGGTCGACCAGCTGGTGAAGTGGCTGGTGACGGGGCCGCTCGGCGTGAAGCGGCTCGGCGACCAGATGGTGCTGACGCCCTTCTTCAACCTGACCTACACCGAGAATAACGGGATCTCGCTGGGGCTGCTGAACGCGAGCAGCTCGACCGGGCGCTGGATGCTGGTGGCGCTGACCGGCGCCATCGCGATCGGCGTCGCGGTGTGGATCGGCCGCGAGAAGAACCGCACCGACCAGCTGGCGCTCGGCATGGTGCTGGGCGGCGCGCTCGGCAATATTCTCGACCGCGTCCGCTTCGGCTATGTGGTGGACTTCGCGGACCTCCACTTCGGGGACTTCCGCCCGTTCCTGGTGTTCAACGTCGCCGATGCGGCGATCAGCATCGGCGTCGTCATCCTGTTGCTGCGCGCGTTCCTCGCCCGTAAAGACAATGAAGAGGGCGAGACGCCCAAGGAGACCATCGAACATGCGTAA
- a CDS encoding DUF3035 domain-containing protein, with product MRKALTAVLVVAAVTASGCAGRRAAADESLIGRNSPLIIPPDFSLAPPVAGTQGLSAGEAQQQAIDTLFGGPAPRSAAEMSLLEQAGRADAPIGIRSTVADPDTRIVDKGQTTRAILAAPATNSSVASAQAGR from the coding sequence ATGCGTAAAGCCCTGACCGCCGTTCTCGTGGTTGCCGCCGTGACGGCGAGCGGCTGCGCAGGCCGGCGCGCCGCCGCGGACGAGTCGCTGATCGGCCGCAATTCGCCGCTGATCATCCCGCCCGACTTCAGCCTGGCGCCGCCGGTGGCCGGCACCCAGGGCCTGAGCGCCGGCGAAGCGCAGCAGCAGGCGATCGACACCTTGTTCGGCGGCCCGGCGCCGCGCTCGGCAGCCGAAATGAGCCTGCTCGAGCAGGCCGGACGCGCCGACGCGCCGATCGGCATCCGCTCGACCGTTGCCGACCCCGACACGCGGATCGTCGACAAGGGCCAGACGACCCGCGCGATCCTGGCGGCGCCGGCGACGAACAGCAGCGTCGCCTCCGCGCAGGCCGGCCGCTGA